The proteins below are encoded in one region of Ricinus communis isolate WT05 ecotype wild-type chromosome 6, ASM1957865v1, whole genome shotgun sequence:
- the LOC8279192 gene encoding myb-binding protein 1A-like protein: MGSKKRSSSSVEEVENMVIDSTNDTENDIIVPNPTKKKIKKGKEKDVQTTHGDDPANAGGTSAVPSSVKPMERKKERKALDKQRHHLSSENQESKPKEMEVDKKVNEARAEIVASSSNGLPEFHIGVFKDLASANVSVREAAVERLVRELREVHKAYLMVDNKELIEGALKLEAEKDDGLNNCAPSLRYAVRRLIRGASSSRECARQGFALGLTVLISTIPSIKLDSLLKLIVDLLEVSSSMKGQEVKDCLLGRLFAYGALARSGRMTLEWMSDQSTPFIKEFTGALLFLASKKRYLQEPAVAVILDLVEKLPTEALLNHILETPGLREWFGGAMDVGNPDALLLALKIQEKISVDSLMFGNILPHLFSPSRLFAYDHLSSLANCLKESTFCQPRVHSVWPVLVNILLPDTVLQAEDMVSASNSLKKHKKSRKSSSSMEETERNIQNFCEVIIEGTLLLSSHDRKHLAFDILLLLLPRLPASFVPIVLSHKLVQCLMDILSTKDSWLYKVAQNFLKELSDWVGNDDVRRVAVIVALQKHSNGKFDNITRSKTVKALMAEFKTEAGCMLFIQNLMNIFVDEGHNSEEPSDQSQTTDDNSEIGSIEDKDSTSAVGNSDSLKIWVVESLPSILKYLKLEPEEKFRVQKEILKFLAVQGLFSASLGSEITSFELQEKFRWPKVATSSAVCRMCIEQIQLLLASAQKIEGSRSLATGLEPNDLGSYFMRFLSTLRNIPSVSFFRTLSNEDEKAFEELQEMETRLSREERNNGKSTDANRMHALRYLLIQLLLQVLLRPGEFSEAVSELIICCKKAFPASDLFESSGEDELGSDENPELMDVLVETFLSLLPQSSAPSRSAIEQVFKYFCSDVTNEGLLQMLRVIKKDLKPARHQEVDSEDNDEDEDFLDVEEDEEIDEAETGETGEIEEQTDDSEAVVEAEEAGKVSPEDSDDSDGDMDDDAMFRMDTYLAQIFREKKNQAGSETAQSQLVLFKLRVLSLLEIYLHENPGKPEVLTVYTNLARALVNPHTVEISEQLGQRIWGILQKKIFKAKDFPKDETMQLPALESLLEKNLKLASKPFKRKKSAVPSKKKQSASWKRHKMIVSLAQNSTFWILKIIDARNFSQPELQRVFDIFKGILVGYFDSKRSQIKSEFLKEIFRRKPWIGHHLFGFLLEKCGRAKSEFRRVDALDLVMEILKSMVSSSADESSRNATKKILKPHLQKLSYLVKELVMNMPENKSRRAEVRKFCIKIFQIMSTHDTAKSFLKDLTPETQAACESQLGELFLNLKKANDNNKN, translated from the exons ATGGGaagcaaaaaaagaagttCAAGTTCAGTAGAGGAAGTTGAGAATATGGTAATAGATAGTACAAATGATACTGAGAATGATATAATAGTTCCAAATCctactaaaaagaaaataaagaaaggtaaagaaaaagatgtcCAGACGACACATGGGGATGATCCTGCAAATGCAGGAGGAACCTCTGCCGTTCCAAGTTCAGTAAAACCcatggaaagaaagaaagaaaggaaagcaCTGGACAAACAAAGACACCACCTATCTTCagaaaatcaagaatcaaaaCCCAAAGAAATGGAAGTAGATAAGAAAGTGAATGAAGCTAGGGCGGAGATTGTGGCTTCTTCAAGTAATGGATTGCCCGAGTTCCACATTGGTGTTTTTAAAGATTTAGCGTCTGCTAATGTCTCTGTTAGAGAAGCTGCGGTGGAAAGATTGGTGAGAGAGTTAAGGGAGGTTCATAAGGCATATCTGATGGTTGATAATAAGGAGTTGATTGAAGGTGCGTTGAAATTAGAAGCTGAAAAAGATGATGGTTTGAATAACTGTGCACCTTCTTTGAGATATGCTGTTCGTAGGCTTATTCGTGGTGCTTCTTCATCAAGGGAG TGTGCAAGACAAGGTTTTGCATTAGGCTTGACTGTGTTAATCAGTACAATTCCAAGCATTAAATTGGACTCACTGCTGAAACTGATAGTTGATTTATTGGAAGTTTCTTCATCAATGAAGGGTCAG GAAGTAAAGGATTGTCTTTTAGGTCGTTTATTTGCTTATGGTGCTCTTGCTCGATCAGGAAGAATGACTCTAGAGTGGATGTCTGATCAAAGTACTCCATTCATTAAGGAATTCACTGGTGCTCTGCTCTTCCTTGCATCAAAGAAGCGGTATTTGCAGGAGCCTGCTGTTGCAGTTATTTTAGATTTGGTTGAAAAG TTGCCAACTGAGGCCTTGTTGAATCATATACTTGAGACTCCTGGTCTTCGTGAGTGGTTTGGTGGAGCCATGGATGTTGGAAATCCTGATGCTTTGCTTTTAGCCTTGAAGATTCAGGAGAAAATATCTGTTGATAGCTTGATGTTTGGAAATATTTTGCCACATCTATTTAGCCCTAGCAGACTCTTTGCCTATGACCATCTGTCCTCTCTTGCTAACTGCTTGAAG GAATCAACATTCTGTCAACCTCGAGTTCACAGTGTGTGGCCAGTCCTggtaaatattcttttacctGACACTGTTTTGCAAGCTGAAGATATGGTGTCAGCTTCTAATTCTCTTAAGAAGCATAAGAAAAGTCGCAAGTCTAGCTCTTCTATGGAAGAAACTGAAAGAAATATTCAGAATTTTTGTGAGGTCATCATTGAGGGAACACTTCTTTTGTCTTCTCATGATCGTAAGCACCTGGCATTTGATATTCTGCTCCTTCTGCTCCCAAGGCTACCTGCATCTTTTGTTCCAATTGTTTTATCTCACAAGCTTGTTCAGTGCCTGATGGATATACTTTCGACAAAAGATTCTTGGCTTTATAAAGTTGCACAGAATTTTCTGAAAGAATTGTCAGATTGGGTTGGAAATGATGATGTGAGAAGGGTTGCTGTCATAGTGGCTTTGCAAAAACATAGTAATGGAAAATTTGATAACATCACAAGATCAAAGACAGTTAAAGCTTTGATGGCAGAGTTCAAAACAGAGGCTGGTTGTATgctatttattcaaaatttaatgaacATATTTGTGGATGAAGGTCACAACTCAGAGGAACCTTCAGATCAGAGCCAGACAACTGATGACAACTCAGAGATAGGATCAATAGAAGATAAGGACTCAACTAGCGCAGTGGGCAATTCTGATTCCTTGAAAATTTGGGTTGTGGAATCCCTCCCTAGTATTTTGAAGTATTTGAAGCTGGAACCTGAAGAAAAGTTCCGGGTGCAAAAGGAAATTCTGAAGTTCTTAGCTGTGCAGGGTCTTTTCTCGGCCTCTCTTGGCTCTGAGATTACATCTTTTGAATTGCAGGAGAAATTTAGGTGGCCAAAAGTAGCCACGTCTAGTGCCGTTTGCAGAATGTGTATTGAACAGATTCAACTTTTGCTGGCGAGTGCTCAAAAGATAGAGGGATCACGCTCTCTAGCAACTGGCCTTGAGCCCAACGATCTAGGCTCTTACTTCATGCGATTTCTCAGCACATTACGCAACATTCCCtcagtttctttctttcgAACTTTAAGTAATGAGGATGAGAAAGCATTTGAAGAACTGCAAGAAATGGAAACTAGGCTTTCCAGAGAG GAAAGGAATAATGGGAAGAGTACAGATGCAAATAGAATGCATGCACTGAGGTACTTACTGATCCAGCTGCTGCTCCAAGTGCTTCTTCGACCAGGAGAATTCTCCGAGGCTGTGTCTGAACTTATTATTTGCTGTAAGAAAGCTTTTCCAGCCTCTGATCTTTTTGAATCCTCAGGGGAAGATGAATTAGGTAGTGATGAGAATCCTGAGTTGATGGATGTACTTGTGGAGACATTCCTTTCATTGTTGCCACAGTCATCAGCTCCTTCACGATCTGCTATTGAACAG GTTTTCAAGTATTTCTGTAGTGATGTGACAAATGAAGGACTGCTCCAGATGTTGCGTGTCATCAAGAAAGATTTGAAACCAGCTAGACATCAAGAAGTAGATAGTGAAGACaatgatgaagatgaagattttCTTGAtgtagaagaagatgaagaaattGATGAAGCTGAGACTGGTGAAACAGGTGAGATTGAAGAGCAGACAGATGACTCTGAGGCAGTAGTCGAAGCTGAGGAAGCTGGAAAAGTATCACCTGAGGATTCTGATGATTCTGATGGGGATATGGATGATGATGCAATGTTCCGGATGGACACGTATCTTGCTCAGATTTtcagagagaaaaagaatcagGCTGGGAGTGAAACTGCTCAATCCCAGCTTGTTCTGTTCAAACTCCGTGTCCTTTCATTGCTGGAGATTTACCTACATGAAAATCCAG GTAAGCCTGAAGTTCTAACAGTGTACACAAACTTGGCTCGTGCACTTGTCAATCCACACACTGTAGAAATCAGCGAGCAGCTCGGACAGCGTATATGGGGAATCCTGCAGAAGAAAATATTCAAAGCAAAGGACTTTCCTAAAGACGAAACCATGCAGCTACCTGCACTTGAATCTTTGCTGGAAAAGAACCTGAAACTGGCATCAAAACCAttcaagagaaagaaatctGCTGTTccatcaaagaaaaaacagtCAGCTTCCTGGAAGCGTCACAAAATGATTGTTTCCCTTGCTCAGAATTCAACCTTTTGGATTCTAAAAATCATTGATGCCCGGAATTTTTCTCAGCCTGAACTGCAGAGAgtttttgatattttcaaaGGGATTTTGGTGGGATATTTTGACAGTAAAAGGTCTCAAATAAAATCTgaatttttgaaagaaatatttcGAAGAAAGCCATGGATCGGGCACCATCTATTTGGTTTCCTTTTGGAGAAATGTGGCCGTGCAAAGTCAGAGTTTCGCCGAGTTGATGCACTCGATTTGGTGATGGAAATATTGAAGTCAATGGTTTCCTCTAGTGCTGATGAAAGCAGCCGCAATGCAACAAAGAAAATCTTGAAACCCCATCTGCAAAAGCTTAGTTATTTAGTGAAGGAATTGGTGATGAATATGCCAGAGAACAAGTCAAGGCGGGCTGAAGTGCGCAAGTTTTGCATTAAGATCTTTCAAATCATGTCAACGCATGACACTGCCAAGTCTTTTCTTAAAGATTTGACCCCAGAGACCCAAGCTGCTTGTGAATCTCAACTCGGTGAgctatttctcaatttaaagAAAGCTAATGACAACAATAAGAATTGA
- the LOC8279190 gene encoding uncharacterized protein LOC8279190, translating to MFLELSLSFYSLYSSFHNSFALSVSLSLSLSIYIYIYMHITKAVWQNPQAQPQASSLKSHLPSNLSCVLLFVFLSPENMNDPKYGYPYPPPGAYQGPPPVMAPPHYYAAPPPPPPRREVGFLEGCLAALCCCCLLDECCCDPSVVFIA from the exons ATGTTTCTCgagctttcactttctttctaCTCATTATATTCCTCTTTTCATAACTCTTTTGCcctctctgtctctctctctctctctctctctatatatatatatatatatatgcatataacTAAAGCAGTGTGGCAAAACCCTCAGGCTCAGCCTCAAGCCTCAAGCCTCAAATCCCATCTTCCATCAAATCTTTCTTGCGTTTTGTTGTTTGTTTTCCTGAGTCCTGAAAATATGAATGATCCCAAGTATGGATACCCCTACCCTCCTCCAG GTGCTTATCAAGGACCACCACCAGTCATGGCACCACCACACTACTATGCAGCTCCACCACCACCCCCACCACGAAGAGAAGTAGGCTTTCTTGAAGGATG CCTTGCAGCTTTATGTTGTTGCTGTCTGCTAGACGAGTGTTGCTGTGATCCTTCTGTTGTATTTATTGCTTAA
- the LOC8279191 gene encoding transcription factor GTE7: MASAVLANRNEANWTQPRGGAKFMGKVPFSNPNPNPNSKFSKKRQFQSAAAAPPPVNFDIHPAASSDDASSINRRPAATASDFNSYVTFNIGSYSKKELLELKSRLVAELEQIRQLKNRIDSSQSFQIRSTPNFNGKKQNKKVTGNKRPFPSATTNYGFVAKDVKRSDLYNSHPENVQLMKKCGQMLTKLMKHKFGYIFNEPVDVERMNLHDYFEIIKKPMDLGTVKKKLGSNEYESPIDFAADVRLTFNNAMKYNPKGHEVYTFAEQFLSRFEELFRPIREKLGDFVLDDDQDQIVHHDREIEHEQEHEHEQVHEVQASSWDHHSLNRRGGSGDIERVKKDQENVLQITSKSDHPIGKSVPPSVLSNPQSTSQLPVRTPSPMRAPPVKPVKLPKPKAKDPNKREMSLEEKHKLGIGLQSLPQEKMEQVVQIIRKRNGHLRQDGDEIELDIEAVDTETLWELDRFVTNYKKMVSKIKRQALMGIAPTGNAVSEGNKDVSVNERIDITEAKKPKKGDAGDEDVDIGDEMPMSSFPPVEIEKDNGHASSSSSSSSSSSDESSSSSDSDSGSSSGSDSEDAHS; the protein is encoded by the exons ATGGCGTCAGCAGTATTAGCGAATCGAAACGAAGCCAATTGGACTCAGCCACGCGGTGGTGCTAAATTCATGGGCAAAGTCCCTTTTtcaaaccctaaccctaaccCTAATTCTAAATTTTCGAAAAAACGCCAATTTCAATCGGCGGCGGCAGCTCCTCCTCCAGTCAACTTTGATATTCATCCGGCAGCCTCATCAGATGATGCGTCATCGATAAATCGGAGACCGGCTGCCACGGCCAGCGATTTCAACAGTTATGTTACCTTTAATATTGGTTCCTACTCGAAAAAAGAGCTTCTGGAGCTAAAGAGTCGATTGGTAGCAGAACTAGAACAGATCCGGCAATTAAAGAATCGAATCGATTCATCGCAGTCATTTCAGATCAGATCCACGCCCAATTTTAACGGCaagaaacaaaacaagaaagtAACAGGCAACAAAAGGCCATTTCCCTCAGCGACAACGAACTATGGGTTTGTCGCTAAAGATGTCAAAAGATCCGATCTTTATAATAGTCATCCGGAGAATGTGCAATTGATGAAGAAATGTGGTCAGATGTTGACGAAATTGATGAAGCATAAGTTTGGTTATATCTTTAATGAGCCTGTTGATGTTGAGAGAATGAATCTTCAtgattattttgaaataatcaagaaacCTATGGATTTGGGTActgtgaaaaagaaattggggAGTAACGAGTACGAGTCGCCTATTGATTTTGCTGCTGATGTTAGATTGACTTTCAACAATGCAATGAAGTATAATCCTAAAGGGCATGAGGTTTATACTTTTGCTGAGCAGTTTTTGTCAAGATTCGAGGAATTGTTTCGGCCCATTAGAGAGAAATTGGGTGATTTTGTTCTTGATGATGATCAAGATCAGATTGTGCATCATGATCGTGAGATTGAGCATGAGCAGGAGCATGAGCATGAGCAGGTTCATGAAGTGCAAGCTAGCTCTTGGGATCATCATAGCTTGAATCGCCGGGGTGGCAGTGGGGATATTGAAAGGGTTAAGAAAGATCAAGAAAATGTGTTACAGATTACGAGTAAATCTGATCATCCTATTGGAAAGTCAGTTCCACCCAGTGTGTTGTCTAATCCACAATCTACATCACAATTGCCTGTTAGGACTCCATCGCCAATGCGAGCTCCTCCAGTTAAGCCTGTGAAGTTACCCAAGCCTAAGGCAAAAGATCCTAATAAGAGAGAGATGTCTCTTGAGGAGAAACATAAGTTGGGGATTGGGTTGCAGAGTTTACCTCAAGAGAAGATGGAGCAAGTGGTGCAGATTATAAGGAAAAGGAATGGGCATTTGAGGCAGGATGGGGATGAGATTGAATTAGATATTGAAGCTGTTGATACAGAGACTCTTTGGGAGCTTGATCGGTTTGTGACTAATTATAAGAAGATGGTTAGCAAGATTAAACGTCAGGCGTTAATGGGCATCGCACCTACCGGTAATGCTGTTAGCGAAGGCAAcaag GATGTATCTGTAAATGAAAGAATAGATATAACTGAGGCAAAGAAGCCAAAGAAAGGTGATGCTGGGGATGAGGATGTGGACATTGGTGATGAGATGCCGATGAGCAGTTTCCCACCAGTAGAGATTGAGAAGGACAATGGTCATGCCAGTAGCAGTTCTAGCAGCTCCAGTAGTTCAAGTGATGAATCCTCCTCGTCAAGCG ATTCTGATTCAGGAAGCTCATCAGGGAGTGATTCTGAGGATGCACATTCATAG
- the LOC8279193 gene encoding heat shock 70 kDa protein, mitochondrial, which translates to MATAALIRTLRRRDVASAPFSAYKCLTGNVKPSWTPSNLGHNWGSLSRAFSSKPAGNDVIGIDLGTTNSCVAVMEGKNPKVIENSEGSRTTPSVVAFNQKGELLVGTPAKRQAVTNPTNTVFGTKRLIGRKFDDPQTQKEMKMVPYKIVRASNGDAWVEANGQQYSPSQIGAFVLTKMKETSEAYLGKTVTKAVITVPAYFNDAQRQATKDAGRIAGLDVQRIINEPTAAALSYGMNNKEGLIAVFDLGGGTFDVSILEISNGVFEVKATNGDTFLGGEDFDNALLEYLVSEFKRTEAIDLTKDRLALQRLREAAEKAKIELSSTAQTEINLPFITADASGAKHLNITLTRSKFESLVNHLIERTRAPCKNCLKDAGISTKDVDEVLLVGGMTRVPKVQEIVSEIFGKSPSKGVNPDEAVAMGAAIQGGILRGDVKELLLLDVTPLSLGIETLGGIFTRLINRNTTIPTKKSQVFSTAADNQTQVGIKVLQGEREMASDNKLLGEFELVGIPPAPRGMPQIEVTFDIDANGIVTVSAKDKSTGKEQQITIRSSGGLSEDEIDKMVKEAELFAQKDQERKALIDIKNSADTTIYSIEKSLNEYREKIPAETAKEIEDSLADLRTAMAGENADEIKSKLDAANKAVSKIGEHMSKGSGGESGGASGGSQGGEQTPEAEYEEVKK; encoded by the exons ATGGCCACCGCTGCTTTAATCCGAACTTTGCGACGCCGTGATGTCGCCTCCGCTCCTTTCTCTGCTTACAAATGT TTGACTGGCAATGTGAAACCATCATGGACCCCTTCTAATCTTGGTCATAATTGGGGAAGTTTGTCAAGAGCTTTCAG CTCAAAACCCGCTGGAAATGATGTTATTGGTATTGATTTGGGTACCACCAACTCATGTGTTGCTGTTATGGAGGGGAAA AATCCCAAAGTCATTGAAAACTCTGAAGGATCTAGAACCACCCCTTCTGTGGTTGCCTTCAATCAGAAAGGAGAGCTTCTTGTTGGTACTCCAGCAAAACGTCAAGCTGTGACCAATCCAACCAATACAGTTTTTGGAACTAAGCGTCTAATTGGTAGGAAGTTTGATGATCCTCAAACCCAAAAAGAGATGAAAATGGTTCCATATAAGATAGTAAGGGCTTCAAATGGAGATGCATGGGTTGAGGCCAATGGGCAGCAGTATTCCCCTAGTCAGATTGGTGCATTCGTCTTGACCAAGATGAAAGAAACTTCAGAGGCTTATCTTGGAAAGACAGTCACAAAGGCTGTTATCACTGTACCTGCCTATTTCAATGATGCTCAAAGACAAGCCACAAAGGATGCTGGGAGAATTGCTGGCCTTGATGTGCAGAGAATCATCAATGAGCCCACTGCTGCTGCACTATCCTATGGTATGAACAACAAGGAGGGGCTGATAGCAGTTTTTGATCTTGGAGGGGGAACATTTGATGTTTCAATTTTGGAGATCTCCAATGGTGTTTTTGAG GTGAAAGCAACAAATGGTGACACATTCTTGGGAGGAGAGGACTTTGATAATGCTCTGCTGGAGTACCTGGTTAGTGAATTCAAGAGAACTGAAGCCATTGATCTTACAAAGGATAGGCTGGCATTGCAGAGGCTTCGTGAAGCGGCAGAGAAGGCTAAGATAGAGCTGTCGTCAACAGCTCAGACTGAAATCAATTTACCATTTATCACAGCTGATGCATCTGGTGCAAAGCATCTGAACATTACTCTAACTAGATCTAAATTTGAAAGCTTGGTAAATCACTTGATTGAGAGAACCAGGGCACCATGCAAGAACTGTCTCAAGGATGCTGGCATATCGACCAAGGATGTTGATGAGGTTCTCCTTGTTGGAGGAATGACCCGTGTTCCCAAGGTTCAAGAGATAGTTTCAGAGATCTTTGGGAAGAGTCCAAGCAAAGGAGTAAACCCTGACGAGGCTGTTGCTATGGGAGCTGCAATCCAGGGCGGCATTCTTCGTGGGGATGTTAAGGAGTTGCTCCTTCTGGATGTCACTCCTCTTTCACTTGGTATTGAGACTCTTGGTGGGATATTCACAAGGCTGATCAACAGAAATACAACAATTCCTACTAAGAAAAGTCAG GTCTTCTCTACAGCAGCTGATAATCAGACCCAGGTTGGTATTAAAGTGCTCCAAGGTGAGCGTGAAATGGCATCTGACAACAAGCTTTTGGGAGAGTTCGAATTGGTGGGTATTCCACCAGCACCAAGGGGCATGCCTCAGATTGAGGTGACATTCGATATTGATGCCAATGGTATAGTCACTGTTTCTGCTAAGGACAAATCCACTGGAAAAGAGCAACAGATCACCATCAGATCATCTGGAGGTCTCTCAGAAGATGAGATTGACAAGATGGTTAAGGAGGCTGAGCTATTTGCCCAGAAAGATCAGGAGAGAAAAGCTTTGATCGACATCAAGAACAGTGCAGACACCACTATCTACAGTATTGAGAAGAGTCTGAACGAATATAGGGAGAAGATTCCTGCTGAAACTGCTAAGGAGATCGAGGATTCCCTTGCAGACTTGAGAACGGCAATGGCGGGAGAGAATGCTGATGAGATCAAATCCAAACTTGATGCTGCAAACAAGGCAGTGTCAAAGATTGGTGAGCACATGTCTAAGGGCAGTGGTGGTGAATCTGGAGGTGCATCTGGAGGTTCCCAGGGCGGAGAGCAGACTCCTGAAGCAGAGTACGAGGAGGTGAAGAAATGA